ctccctctgctcctgtggTAGGAAAAACCTTCGCTGCAAAAGACGGTGACCAAAGATGGGAAGCCTGAAGTGTAGGTTTATGCCATGTTCTTAGTTGCATCTGCCATGTGCAGAACAATGTGAATTTAAGGTGTGATGGCTTCCAGCCTAGATTCCAGGaccatttcttttcctactgGTGTCGCAACCTTTACATCACCTGAAAGAacaggttttgtgttttatgtGCCCAAAGGCTGCCCGTAAAGGTTGGCAAGGGCAGTTGGTTAAGTCTGCACAAGGTCAGTCAGGATGTCTAATAATTGTCCTAACACTTTACCTGTTATGGAGCAATAATGAgagttttttcattattttcgGGTGAGTGAACCTGGCAGATGCTGACAGCCAGCAGATGTGTAAAGTTCGAGGTGATTTGTAAGGGACCGGCTCATCTGACGCATGGTAATTGCATTGTGGGACATTGTCACTCAGCGTCGtgtcctgctccagcagaaCGAGGTAAAGGTCAGTTCAAAGAGCTGGCGTAGCGTGAGGGGCAGCTCGGGGCTGAAATTAAAAACCTCATTTCCATCTTTCCCCTATACGTGTGCTCACGGCATGCCTGGAGCCGGGTGGGTGCCCCAGTTCTAGATTTAGGGATTGCTGGGTGACCAAGCGGTTGTTTTGGCTTGGAGTGGGCTTCAATCCCTCTTCTGGTGAGGCTTAGAAAAGGTCTCCTTCCCCACCTGTTGGTGTGTTGATTCAGTGCTCATCTCTCCGCTTATTGTTTCGGGCTTGAAAGTGACTTGTCCTTTGCTTCAGCGCCTGTGTGCCACGGCAGCTCCCTGGGCTGCCCGCgcctgctctgccagcactgccGGCGCTGCAGCGGAGCCTGTGCAGCTCGCAGCTGGGGGGGTGCAGCTGGACCCCTCGTCTACTCCCGGCTGCCCTGTGTGCTCTGCTGTCCCCACCAAGAGGGGCTCCGACAAGTGTCTTTTGCTTCAGAGATGCTTTTAGCCCAGTTTGCCATTTGTGACACCAAAAGGTCAGaagctgctctcccttcacGCCTAGCTCCCTGCATGCAGGTGAAGTTCAAGCTCCCCCATTCCTGCTCGTAGGCATTAGGAGTGCTCTGAGCAGTCCTGTTGGAAACGGAGTGGATTTGTCTGATGGTGAGCCTGTGGATGGCCCCAAATGGGGAGCGAGAGGTGGCCTCGGGATGTCCGTGGCTACCGGGACCATGCAGAGTCCCTGCAGCATGGAGCACAGTGCTGCCTGTCGGTGTGCTCGGCTTGCTCTCTAATCAGGATTGATTTCTAGTGCTTCTGGAGTTTAAGTGGGATCTTTATCGCAGCCACGATGTATGGAAGTCAGCTGAAGCCCTGATTGACTGGGTTTCCTGGGTGTGCCTGCACTTCTGTAATATAGGTGCTGATAAATCTGTAATACACTGGAGATCTTGATAAAATGTGTGTTGTGTATTTCATTTGCTGTTGCCTCATTCTTCTCTACTTGCAGGTATCTAATCCCTTGCTCTTTATCTCACAAGGCATCACATTacaaattttgttctttattcttCTCCTGACATCTCCACACTTGCCAGCACTAGAAATGGCAGTAACATGCTCTGCATGTGCTTCTTGAAGTGCGAGCGCTGGGTCAGCTTGGTAGCTTGAGGTTTCCCGCTAAACTGGCCAGATTAGCAGCAGTGCCCTCCATGCATTGCAGACTTGCAGCCTCCGTCAGAGCACTTCAAGTTGTCTCTTTTAGTTTCTGCTGGTGCAAAGCCCGACTGTGAAAACTGAAGGAGAGTTTTGCTGTAAACATGAGCAGAGTCAGGATTTCCCCCATGTAGAGGTGTTGTTAAAAGTTCTCCCTAATTATTTAAGCTCAGTTGTTTGCTGACATGTGCAGGCCTGCAGGTTCCACTCATGGTCCTCATGCTGAGCATCGAGGGATGGATTTGTCCCGCTGGGTGTATGATCATGCATGTACCGGTGAGTGTGACTGCTGCATGAGGATTTGGCAGAGAGCTAGCCAAGGGTCTTTTTAGAGATGCTAATTTGAAGGAGAAGGTGGCTTTTCgctgaaaagataattttgtagAAATAAGTTTTTTCTGGAgttcttgatatttttcttttgtttagtgtTCCAGGATATTTTTTGGAGTCCTTTTTATGTTTCACCAGAGGACTCCCATTTTCTGACCTGCCTGACCTAACTCTTTGTAGACCTCACCTGATCCTGAGCATTTACTGAGCTCGTTTGTCGAGTGGTGATTGCTGGTGGCCACAAAGGCGTGAAGCAGTCCAGGATGTGTCCAGACTGCTTCTGCTTCGGTCAAGCCTTTCAGAAGTGTAGCTCTTGTTTTTCATCTAAAATTCTTAGAAGGAAGTTTTATTTGTAGTATAGGAAAACTGAGTCTTTGCTTTGACCGAGCTGACCCGTGAGGGTGCTTGTTTGTCTGTGCAAGTCAGCGCTTAGTGTTGTTCCTGGTCATTTCATTGACCTTTAGGAAGAGAAAGAGTAGATTCTTAATTCAACAAATATCTGCTTCCAGGCGGTCATGAatcatgggattttttttcctaagagtGTGCAGATAGGTTCTGCATTTAgaataagtttttttttaaccacGGCACACTCCATTAAAGTTTGTTATGTATCCAAATtacactgctttgctttttaactaCAGCTGAAGCCGTGTTTCGAATAACAGATGTGGAATACTGTCATCCCACTGTCACACCAATTGTTCATTGTTCTGAGAAGGTCACATCATAATTCATTAACAATAATTATTCCCCGGGTACACCCTGCACTTCTTCACTCAATTGCTTCATTAACTTGTAAGTGAATCTCACATTCACTGCTCCAATCAATGAAGATATATTTATAATGTACAAGTGGATGCTATTAGTTACAATATATTAACTGcctaatttaaaatagaaaagctaTCTTTATGAAGGGCAATTAACCACTAAGTGTAATTGATAATTCACATACCTATGATTAGGAAAGACaaataataagaaagaaatgaatCACCAGCATTATTGAAGAAGACACTGGCATGCAATTTTAATGAGCAGAAGGAGTTCTCTGGGTCAGGACCAGATTTCCAAGAATCCTTTGATGGGAAGTTCATCACCAGATGTGTTGCCTCGAGGCGGTTTTAGTGTTTGCACCAACCAGTTGGGATCATCTTCCCTAGAAGAGGAACCCAGCAGGTTTTATTGTCTTGAGAATCAACGCAGGGGCTTTCCTAATAGGAAAGTCCTTTTTCATCCtaacacaaagaaaagtaataatACTTCAGTAAGAATTTATAAGCCTAGACCCAAACTTACCAAGGTATCTGAACCTGTGTGAGCTCAGGTTCTCAAAGATAGTTATAGAATCGCAGAAcgctttgggttggaagggactttaaaatgtagtttcaACCCTCTGCCATGGACAGGGGCATTATGTACAAATTCACactaaacctgaaaaaaaataggcattttaatatatttgagGAGCTGAGTCACAGTCCCTTTggcaaatatttctaaaaaaaattgtgatacTTTTTCAGCACTTCTGATTTCTCATGGCCACTTTGAAATGCATTAGTTCTCCAAATAGCTGGGAACTCATCCTTGGAGAAGAGGGCTTGTCGTGACATCCCCAGTAGGTCACCGCAGCTTGGGGCAGGAAACAAAGCCGCGCAGAGGCAGAGGGCTTGCACAAGATTGCAGAGTACCGATCCACAGGAACCATGTCCTTGGCTCCGGGTGCTTGGggctgtgttttcttcccttgaGAAGCCATTTACCTGTAAACATTAATGACTGAGTCAGTTGAAGTACCGTATTTTTCTTGATTACCCGCAAAGTAACAGCACAGGTGTTTTATgagagattaaataaaaaatgtaaccGAATAATAACTGTAACTTATATCAACCCCATTGCTGATATAAGCGTTATTGCAATTAGCTGGTGGCTTACCTGGGGTTTGTAGAGGTGCGAAGCCTTGCCGTTACCTCCAGCTGATCACTGCAGCAGGTGATGAATAAGTGGAAAGGTAAAAATCCAAGTTAAAATGCTAACAGCCAGGGGTATTGCGTCAGCTACCGTCCTCAGGGCAGTGCAGTGTCTTCAGGTCATGTGTGTCTACATCCATAGACCAGTTTAAAGAATAGGAACtggtctggggttttttttatgtgttgAGAGCGTGTGTGCCTGACAGACTGTTGTATCCTGGGGATGGTGGGCattgcctctgctgctgtgttccGCTGAGCTCTCGGCTCCAGAAGGGCAGCTACATGCTATGGCAGGGACTCTGCATGTGAAAACTGCAGCTGTAGTGCCCCAAATCAATGTTTTAGATGTGTCTTGGTCGCAGTAAGGGATCCCGTTGCTTTTCTGGAATAtcatctttgcatttttattgtaattatcCAAGTTGGGTGTGGGACAGCAAAACTGACACTCTTCACTCATTTTCTATGTCTAGTTAacccctctgctgcttttactCAACAGGATCAAAGCGGCTGGTCTGAAGCTGCAGTTCTGCACTAACGAAACCCAAGCGACCCGGGAGAAGTTTGTGAAGAAGCTCCAGGGCATGGGCTTTGACATCTCCATGGCCGAAGTCaccgccccagccccagcagcgtGCCGCATTTTGAAGGAGCGCAGCCTGAGGCCACACTTGCTGGTGCACAATGGTGGGACGATGCTTGCAGCAGATGCTGGGACACACAGGGGACAGCCCAGAGGGATGTGGGCGTTTTTGGTAGAGCAGTGAATTCCCATAGCTTGTGTGGGAAATAGCTCCCGGCTGTTGTTTTCCTGCAGggaaaaacttcttccttaGTTGTGAGGCTGTGGAATAAACCTTAGTGGTCTGGTCTGAGTGAGATCTCCATTGTGGTGGTGGTACGGTGAAGGCACAGAGTTGTGCTGGCGGTCAGCAAGAGCATGGAGGAGTCTGCTGCTTAGCCACAAAGACCAGGAGATATGTGAGGTCTTGTGCAGGACATTATGTTGTCTTTGTCATCATGACAGAGGTTTTAagtttaaagtgttttcttctgtagaaCATGGGTATGGAGAAAGAAGATGGACCCTGGCCTTTCTGTTAGATGTTTTCATCCAACTACCCAGGAGTCTGCCTTGGATCTAGGTGCTTGGGTGTAATAAGCCAAGATGCTTATTAGATGATGTGGGTGGCAGGAGCTAAGGCATGGGTAGGAAATGGGTTATTTTGCTCTTTGTCGTAGGACAGATAAATAGCAGGATCCAATCAGGAATAGAAGGGTCTGAAGAGCACTTGATTCAGActtggattttatttaattatttttttttaaatgtgttgtGTCATGAATGAAGGGAAACACAAATCTGGGGAAAAACCCATCAGTTCTAATGCGATCTGAAATGGTAAGGGATTTGTgggtttattaattttttttcttccttttgtagATCTTCTCCCTGAATTTGCCGAGATTgataaaacaaacccaaactgcGTGGTTATCGGAGATGCAGCAGAAAACTTCACCTATGCAAACCTTAATGAAGCTTTCCGAGTTCTGATTGGGATGGAGAAGCCTGTTTTGATCTCTCTTGGAAGAGGGTGAGTTAAGCACTGTCTCTTCCTCAagtttacaattttaatttcccCCAGCATCTTTGTGTGTAATGGAGGCCAGATATCAGTGTGGACATTCAGAGTACCAATTTTTAAGCAGTTAATCTATGTGTCTGGACTGAGAGGCTGATCTGCTGAGGTATCTGTCAACCAAGAGTCCTCAGTGAGTAGTTCAGTCGCCTGACTTGGCCTCCTGCCCTGAGTCACTTGTAGTCTTTCCAGGGGTGTAAGGGAAAACTGAGGTGATTACACTGAAATAGATCTCTAAAAGAAGGTTGTATGGATGCTCCCAGTGAGCCACAGTGCACTCCTGTGTTGATGCAGGATTGCAAAGAGCAGTGGCAGTCACTGAACTTGCTGTGCTGAATCCTCCAGCAGGCTTAGAAAATACTCATCAGTAGGGTCTCTGTGCTGCTACAGCACTGGGTGAGGCATCTCTTGAACTTCAGCTGTCagtggtctttttttctgtagatggTGCAGAGTGAGCAGTTGTGTGAACGTGTTTTGTTGACTGCTGCAGGGTGAGAGATGTAGCTGCTCTTCTGAGGAGGAATAGTTGGAGCTTTTAGAGAACCTAGAGATGCCCTGGTGTATAGCCACAGCAAATGCCTTCAAAGTCAGCATTCGAGTGAACTAGACCTTGATGAAACAATCAACAATATTTGCAGGTGGCAGTGGGAGGGTTAAATAGCTGTAGTTTTGTAAACCACTAGGAAAAGGACTTTTGTTGCTTTAAGGGCAAGTCTGAGagcctcttaaaaaaaccacagaaatcaTGGAGAGTTTGGTTTTTGCTGGGTGCAACCCCTAAGTGAATGAGTATTGCCGGAGGGCAGTAGGATTATAGACACTGCTTGTCTTTTTGTCCTTGCCTCTGCAAGATCTCAGAGGTGAGAACTGTTGATTTAACTGCTGCCTGTAGCCATGTGTTCCTgtctgaactgaaaataaatgattttagtagtgaaagaaaccaaaaacaaacaacaaaaatccaacAGGCTGTGCTTGGATAAAGGGCTTTTAGTGTAGATTTGTGATGCAGTTTGATCTTGCAGCATTCTGAAATTACTAATGGTAAGGAGGATCGGGTGGTCCAAAAACTCTTTCAGGCATCAGTCAGCCAGGTTTCTTCTTCCAGGTTCAAATTCTACCCACCTTTGCAGTGGCTGAGATGTGATACTGGATGTGGCTCATGGCCTGTGTAACATAAATGACTCCTTGCTGTTTGAGTGGTACTTCAAGATGTAGTCTCTGAAAGCTGGTGTTAGCATTCTGCAGGTTGATTCATGTGCATGAAAACATCATACGTAAGGGTGCACTTTCATGCTGGTGGCTTGAGAATGGCTATACATGAGGAATAAGAAGccaggagattttttttatttgataataGAGAAGCCCTACCAATTTGTGGAAGTAGCTGCAATGCACAGACTCCACCTGAATGGTGTTGGAGACTGGGGTAGAGGTTCCTCTGGCTGCGAGTGAAGTGTGGTGGCTGAGAAGACCTAAGGGGAGAGCCCAAGGGTATACTGagaaatgctgtgctgtgcGTGTGGCGAAGACCTGCAAATACAACTGTGCTTTTGAAGTGACACATCAATTGTTGTTGTAGTTTGAATaccaaaagacattttaaattatcCTCTGAACATTAAAGGTAAATTTTGACCTCCTGCTTTCACATACAGGAAAAATCCAGTCTTTGGATGTTTTTTCCTAAGAACAATTCAGTTAGAGGTATTCCAGGATTTTAAACAGGAGTTTATTAATGCCAGCACTGACTAATGACAGATCCCAATGGCCTTGAAGGAGGTACCTGTTGTGCAGTGTATGCGCTTAAAAAAGGCTATGCATGTTTTGCTTGAGGAAGCAGTAGTGACAACTTTTTCCTGTGGTTCAATAGACTGTAATGGGCATGAAAACCCTTCTTAGGTTGTGGGTTATTGATCCAGCTGGGTAGAACTTATCAGCGGGAAGGAGCAGTTAAATCCATTGTGTTGCTTTACCTGACACTCATGCTCTGATCTTACAACACAGGCGAAAAATCCTTACTGTTTCTTAGATGGATAAGGAGAAAATGTTGAGCCAACAGCAGAATAGCTAATGTACGTAAAATAACCGTTTTATGGTATTTAATACcatctttcaaaatgaagtatAGAATCAACCTTTGTTTAAGACTTGCAACGCGATCAATGCAAAAATGCCTTTGAACCCTGTGCATATAAAAGTATTTATGTGGTTATTCGTTGACGTAGACAGCTCTGAAACAGACCCACTGTTacttttttgaaatgttattttccattgaaaaataatgatttttggATATTCTGAGCTCACTTTTCACCAcgagcatattttttttaatgattgatCATTTAGGTAATGTGAACTTTAGTTCTGATTCAGTCACCCAGGTAGGTAAGTTCTCTGACTTGAAGAAGAGAGATTGTGAATTGGATGAATTGTTCACCTAACTAGAGAAGCCTTGTTGATGCAGAGTCATATACAAAACCCAGCCACAAGCCAGCTTCATTTTTAACATGCAGGGTCAGTGTAACTGGGTGGACCTTAACAAGGTGCCTACCTTGGGCAAGTAGGTTGATTTTGGTTGAAGTTTTAGTTCATTCCGTAGAAAAGGAAAGTGTCAGAGTCACTGAAGCAGAATGCCCGCCTCCTGGAAATGGAGTGATTTACATTTAGCATCTGTTTTGGGCTGAGAGTGGGAATTGGCTTTGTAATTTCTTCTGTCATGCCACTGTCAGAAAATTAAGCTGTTTACGCTAGACTATAGAAGGTTAATGGCTGTTCTAGCAAAGGTCAAGTGGTCATTTTAAAGGGAGGCTGTGCTGAATAATCGAAAATGGCAGAAGGATAAGGCATAAAATCTTAACTGACTGCTCatcctaccttttttttcctgtcgTACAGAAACCTGTCTTTGCTGTGATCAGGAGAGCTTGGAAGACCTGCATTAATATGATTTCCTATTCCAGGAAAACACCATAAAGATACTAACTAGTTTTATGAGCTTCATGGCAATAGGAACATTTTTAGAAGGAGCAAAATTTGGCTTGGATGGCTTCCTTAGTCCCAGTAAACAGTGTTCTGGCTTTTCTCATGTGAGAGTCTGCTGGCAGGCAATGATGCTCAACTCTTTGGGGTTGCCTTCCAGATACACCGAAGAAGGTGTTACAGCTGCTGGTTGGTGCCAGCACTCATCTTGCTGTCTGCCGAGGGCTCTTTGTCACTGATTGAAGGAAGAGCAGTGTAACCGCTGTCCTTTGTGAGCAGCTAGTACTTTGTGCAATAAAATTCAGCCAAGTTCATCCCTGATATAAGCTAGCCGAAATCCCTTTGAACCAGTGGAGTTGCGTCCCAGGTGCCAGACAGCCATCCGATCTGAGATCTTTGCATTGCACAGGACTGAGCCTGTCCTTTACTTAATTTCTGGTGTTAAATTAAGGCTCCAGAGTTTCTGATGACTTGACTTTTTGTTGCAGCCATATGGACATCTGTATAggcacagaaataataaaatgtggtttctttgtatttaactgccaacattttcatttcattggaACTTTATCACTTTCATTTCCAGACGCTACTATAAAGAAACTGATGGCCTGAAACTTGATGTTGGAGCATATATGAAGGCATTAGAGGTATTTTATAGCTTGCATTATGCTTACTCGCTCTGTGCACCTTGTTAAAAGAGTAACTGGTATAAATACGGGTCATCTTCTGTAATTACTCACCTTGGTGGAGGAAGTTTCCACAGATTGAAATTCATTTACTGCATTCTAAAGACGAATGgattcatttgttttctggcttcattcattttttaagttttacttAAAATGTGAACTTTAACCGTTGTGGTACCTTTATTGGAAGTGAGGCCCTTGAAAGAAGGAGTCAGAAGAGCAAAGATATGGAATATTGTCTGCAACATACTCAGGAAAAACTGAAGGTCCGTTTTATGTTTGGTGTAGCATTGTTAACACAGCCCTTGCCCTTAATAGTTTACAGCAAAAGGCCCTTATCCAGCAAGATACTTAAGTGTATTCCTGTTTTTAAGCCTGATAAAGTCTGTGCAGAACTGGAACCTGATAGATAAGTCAGCCTAGGggtgagggaaggagagaatcattattcttccttttataGGCTTGCAGAGAGTTAAAAAGACCAAACCATCgtgaatgcagaaaataaagcaaagtagAGTGGTATACAAGCACAAAAGTTAGTGGATATAATGTATGCTTGCAGCACATTCTTTTGTACCTATGTGAGTTTTGGGGAGTTTTTCCCTCTCAGATATGTTCAGGCTTCCAGTTGTCTAGGAATAAGCTAGAAACATACCGTGCTTTTTCAACATAGTGCTGATATTTAgttgcaggaaaacaaaacttttcaagTCTGGCTGGTCACTTGAATCATTGCAAATATGCCAGGTGACTGAAGAAACCCTCTGTATCTTTTAAGGCCCTCCAGTACTTTTGATCATTTCATATGAAGGGTATTTGTCGTTTCTTTAAGAGTGATGGTCTTACAAAAATGAGCGGTCCTGGAACAAGTGTGAAGACTACTCTCATGAGAGGGAATGTAAAAAGCTTGTAACATGAAGTGTTTCAGGAGGACTTTCCTGCCAGAGAATATTAAACACTTCTGTTATCCAAATTCTCAGATATTCACCTTCACCTGTTAATTCATTATGTTATTTAAGGGCAAAAATCAATAATCACGTCATTTTTGTACAATTGACTGGAGTTTTGGAGTTGAACAAATCCTTTTCTGATCAGCATTTTATAtgtgtctctctctcctttttccccagtATGCTTGTGATGTTCAAGCTGAAGTAGTgggaaaaccagcaaaaatgttttttgagtCAGCCTTAGCAGAAATGGGAGTTCCACCACAGCAGGTAAGGTTTCTGATGCTGTGACCGCTGGCTGTGCCATATAGTTATGCCCACTGATGCatgttttttttggtttgctgtcTTTCATGGAAAGTTATCAAAGAGGTTGAAGGGAATGTGGCCAGGAGGATGTGGTAAACTTTGGGTGGATatacaaatgtgtttttccaaACCCAGTGTGTTATAGGTGGTgcagagaaatatttatattcaggATCTTCCAAATAAttactcaggaaaaaagaagaagaaaaaggaaaagaaagcttcaGAGGGACACGCCCCCCATGTTTGCCCATTCTATCAAATAATGTGAAGTGTACAGAAGAGAGCTGACAGCCAAGAGAGTCAATGCTAGCAGGTGGGGACCTGCTGAATTTCTTCTGCCCTGTTTGTATGTCCTGCCTTCCTGAAAGGCATgacattattttctctgcttttttgaGAGTTCCTTTTGACTGCCTGCTATTTCCCTTTTCATTCCCtgcatctctttctttctctttgctctgaGTTGAGACCTCATACCTCTTCCCAATTTAGAATCTTCCATCCCTCCATTCTCTACTGTGGTTTCTCCTCCTATTTGTACTCTTGTGTTGTGCTTTCTTATTCACTTTCTTCCCAAGCCACGTAGTTCAAAAGAACATGCATTTCTGCCATGGTATTCTTTTATTTGGAGGCCGAAGAAAACAATAAGAGAGAATAGAAGTTAGGTTTCCCAAGGAGTTATGGAAGACGTTACGCCTCACAAGATGATAGGTGCCCCAGTGGCTGGCAGTCTGCTTGGTGactggaggctgcagcaggatggtATTGCAGccaaaatgttatttatttcctttgatgTCACACTGACTACTTTTTTTAGTaaaagggaaaggcagaagtaaaatattttctagtttAGGTGAATGGGAAGCACTGGCTGACCCCAAAACTCTTCCCGTGTTATTGGGTTCATCACGCTTTCCAAAAACATGCTGAATGTGTGATGCTCCCTGCTTACTTAGTACagcccattttttcccctgtctgtAGTTGTGCCCGTATCATCTTTATTGATTTATTATGTCACTCAGGACATAAGGATGAGTATGAGATGACTCATGGACAGCGGTGAATTACAACGTAATAACTccatcagggtttttttggtgacaTAAACAACAGGAATGAAGTTTGGGTGGCTTGAGGGTTCCTAGAGCCTGGAGATGAAATTATGGCCCTGTAATTCAGTATGTGCTTGGTTTTACTTTATTATAGAGTGGGGAGATGGAAAAGACCTAGTAGGCTACCTAATCCATCTCCTTCCCTGCGCAGGAGTGTTCCCTGCCCCACGTTTGTTAATGTTTTGTCCAGAGTGGTTTTCAGTAAGCCAAACAACTGGACTTCTGTAAGTACCCTAGGGACAGTGTTCACAGTCAAGGAGGTCTTGTGAGCAGGCAGCTTTTTCTGAGATTCATCAGAATATTCTCCTCTGAAAGCACATCTCTTTATTTGTAGTCTTACTCCAGGTAACAACCAAAATGCTTGCCTtcctgggtattttttttctccaattatCTCTAGACTTATTATCATTACGGTAGTTCTCTCTAAAACTGTGTGTTTAGCTCTCAGCAGCTTCCCTCGTGATTTGGTCCCTCTGCACCCTAACCTGCTGCGCCGTTCTTTTCTGTACGCCCTTCAGTTTGTCGATATCTTCCCAGTAACAAGAT
The Falco naumanni isolate bFalNau1 chromosome 9, bFalNau1.pat, whole genome shotgun sequence DNA segment above includes these coding regions:
- the LOC121093688 gene encoding phospholysine phosphohistidine inorganic pyrophosphate phosphatase isoform X2; the encoded protein is MAAWARAVRGLLLDVSGVLYDSGGEGGGVPIAGSVEAVRRIKAAGLKLQFCTNETQATREKFVKKLQGMGFDISMAEVTAPAPAACRILKERSLRPHLLVHNDLLPEFAEIDKTNPNCVVIGDAAENFTYANLNEAFRVLIGMEKPVLISLGRGRYYKETDGLKLDVGAYMKALEYACDVQAEVVGKPAKMFFESALAEMGVPPQQAGCCGCPQRLFCPACGTSGLCQHVAPRELLQGGNRAPELQSQKLCPWKQI
- the LOC121093688 gene encoding phospholysine phosphohistidine inorganic pyrophosphate phosphatase isoform X1, with translation MAAWARAVRGLLLDVSGVLYDSGGEGGGVPIAGSVEAVRRIKAAGLKLQFCTNETQATREKFVKKLQGMGFDISMAEVTAPAPAACRILKERSLRPHLLVHNDLLPEFAEIDKTNPNCVVIGDAAENFTYANLNEAFRVLIGMEKPVLISLGRGRYYKETDGLKLDVGAYMKALEYACDVQAEVVGKPAKMFFESALAEMGVPPQQAIMIGDDIVSDVGGAQRCGMRALQVRTGKYRPCDENHPHVKPDAYVNNLAEAVDVILQQL
- the LOC121093688 gene encoding phospholysine phosphohistidine inorganic pyrophosphate phosphatase isoform X3; protein product: MAAWARAVRGLLLDVSGVLYDSGGEGGGVPIAGSVEAVRRIKAAGLKLQFCTNETQATREKFVKKLQGMGFDISMAEVTAPAPAACRILKERSLRPHLLVHNDLLPEFAEIDKTNPNCVVIGDAAENFTYANLNEAFRVLIGMEKPVLISLGRGRYYKETDGLKLDVGAYMKALEYACDVQAEVVGKPAKMFFESALAEMGVPPQQAIMIGDDIVSDVGGAQRCGMRALQVRTGKYRDLITVEGH